A window of the Deinococcus gobiensis I-0 genome harbors these coding sequences:
- a CDS encoding PaaI family thioesterase, with amino-acid sequence MTDARTRTYTWQDPAQTLERARNLSGLEYLRAMARGELPGPPIAAVLGMAWPAPEDFSEGRAVFRLTPREDLYNPIGSVHGGVYATLLDSAVGCAVQTTLPAGVGYTTLELKVNYVRPLRVGGPEVQAVGQVVASTRQTAVAEGRLVDEAGKVYAYASTTCLILRP; translated from the coding sequence ATGACCGATGCGCGTACACGCACCTACACCTGGCAGGACCCGGCCCAGACCCTGGAGCGGGCGCGGAATCTCAGCGGCCTGGAGTACCTGCGGGCGATGGCGCGCGGCGAGCTGCCCGGTCCGCCCATCGCCGCCGTCCTGGGGATGGCGTGGCCCGCCCCCGAAGATTTCAGCGAGGGCCGCGCGGTGTTCCGGCTCACCCCCCGCGAGGACCTCTACAACCCCATCGGGTCGGTGCACGGCGGGGTGTACGCGACGCTGCTCGACTCGGCGGTGGGCTGCGCGGTCCAGACCACCCTGCCGGCCGGGGTGGGCTACACCACCCTGGAACTCAAGGTGAACTACGTGCGCCCCCTGCGCGTGGGCGGCCCGGAGGTGCAGGCGGTCGGGCAGGTCGTCGCCTCGACCCGCCAGACCGCCGTGGCCGAGGGCCGGCTGGTGGACGAAGCGGGCAAGGTCTACGCCTACGCCTCGACCACCTGTCTGATCCTGCGGCCCTGA
- a CDS encoding GNAT family N-acetyltransferase has product MAPFTLRDAHLPDDFPAIARVLSAASPDWPVTPELLRHEHEGRDPALYFTRIVAEQDGEVVGVGGLGHDSFSFEEWRYGGRVAVQPQARGRGVGAALYAELLRRAQDRGARELRTMLSDLPQDRPGVAFLTARGFQPAWDRYESSLHTADVDLGAFGDLLRDVAAQGTELRPLAELRSDPDCDRRLYELDWLLFQDVPLGTELTRRSPEQWVRDELDDPDLRPELSFVAVDPARTDPLTGPYVGYSTIGWNAAGDYGYIGMTGVLREYRGRGLAKALKVAAMRALHAAGGGQIRTFNDAPNRAMIAMNEALGFRRTATRTRYELRLVPQGVDSGA; this is encoded by the coding sequence ATGGCCCCCTTCACCCTGCGCGACGCCCACCTCCCGGACGACTTTCCTGCCATCGCCCGCGTCCTGAGCGCGGCCAGCCCCGACTGGCCCGTGACGCCCGAGTTGTTGCGGCACGAGCACGAGGGCCGCGACCCCGCCCTCTACTTCACCCGGATCGTGGCCGAGCAGGACGGCGAGGTGGTGGGCGTGGGCGGCCTGGGGCACGACAGTTTTTCCTTCGAGGAGTGGCGTTACGGGGGGCGCGTCGCCGTGCAGCCGCAGGCGCGGGGCCGGGGCGTCGGGGCGGCGCTGTATGCCGAGCTGTTGCGGCGCGCGCAGGACCGCGGCGCGCGCGAGCTGCGCACCATGCTCAGCGATCTGCCGCAGGACCGTCCCGGCGTGGCCTTCCTGACGGCGCGCGGCTTCCAGCCGGCCTGGGACCGCTACGAGTCGAGTCTCCACACGGCCGATGTGGACCTGGGGGCCTTCGGGGACCTGCTGCGGGACGTGGCGGCCCAGGGGACCGAGTTGCGCCCGCTGGCCGAACTGCGGAGTGACCCGGACTGCGACCGCCGGCTCTATGAACTCGACTGGCTGCTGTTCCAGGACGTGCCGCTGGGCACCGAACTCACCCGCCGCTCGCCCGAGCAGTGGGTCCGGGACGAGCTGGACGATCCCGATCTGCGCCCGGAACTGTCCTTCGTGGCCGTGGACCCGGCGCGCACGGACCCCCTCACCGGCCCCTATGTCGGCTACAGCACCATCGGCTGGAACGCGGCGGGCGACTACGGCTACATCGGCATGACGGGTGTGCTGCGCGAGTACCGGGGGCGCGGACTGGCGAAGGCGCTGAAGGTCGCGGCCATGCGCGCCCTGCACGCAGCGGGCGGCGGCCAGATCCGGACCTTCAACGACGCGCCCAACCGGGCCATGATCGCCATGAACGAGGCGCTGGGCTTCCGGCGCACCGCGACCCGTACCCGCTACGAGCTGCGGCTGGTCCCCCAGGGCGTAGACTCCGGTGCGTGA
- a CDS encoding PIG-L deacetylase family protein, with product MTASTSPDAAPLKLLLILPHPDDEVYGASGTLMTYLAEGHACGLVTLTRGEAGRTLGLCDGPEELARMRAAELAACLEVIGLTVHEQHTFPDKYLQREPLEPLIEVAREAMVRWRPETVLAFPPNGSNGHPDHVTAHRAVKAAWDSLPEGERPRLWYYASDTPPENEELRAAWIAPNVRHDVSAHVTRKLQAIACHRSQALSTVDFIRKYPERVTTETFYELGRD from the coding sequence ATGACCGCCTCCACCTCTCCGGACGCCGCTCCCCTGAAACTCCTGCTCATCCTGCCCCACCCCGACGACGAGGTATACGGCGCCTCGGGCACCCTGATGACCTATCTGGCCGAGGGCCACGCCTGCGGCCTCGTGACCCTGACGCGCGGCGAGGCAGGCCGCACCCTGGGCCTGTGCGACGGCCCCGAGGAACTGGCCCGCATGCGCGCCGCCGAACTCGCCGCCTGCCTGGAGGTCATCGGGCTGACGGTGCACGAGCAGCACACCTTTCCCGACAAGTACCTGCAACGCGAGCCGCTGGAGCCGCTGATCGAGGTGGCGCGCGAGGCGATGGTGCGCTGGCGCCCCGAGACCGTGCTGGCCTTTCCGCCCAACGGCAGCAACGGACACCCCGACCACGTCACGGCCCACCGCGCCGTGAAGGCCGCCTGGGACAGCCTCCCGGAGGGCGAGCGGCCCCGGCTGTGGTACTACGCCAGCGACACGCCGCCCGAGAACGAGGAGCTGCGCGCCGCCTGGATCGCCCCCAACGTGCGCCATGACGTGAGCGCGCACGTGACGCGCAAGCTGCAGGCCATCGCCTGCCACCGCTCGCAGGCGCTGAGCACCGTGGACTTCATCCGCAAGTACCCCGAGCGCGTGACCACCGAGACGTTCTACGAGTTGGGGCGGGACTGA
- the cmk gene encoding (d)CMP kinase has product MIVTIDGVAASGKSSVSSGVARALGVPYVSSGLLYRAATLLAHEAGLAPHDPALLPHLEAQPLRFEPLAGGNRLWLGERELTADVQSAAVDAGVSAVAARPELRAWVDRRLRALTPPFVAEGRDMGTAVFPQAQAKFYLTASARVRAQRRAAERPEAVDEIEAALLRRDEHDRAQSVPAPEAHVIDTGPLTLQGVIDTILAALPQGAAPARTS; this is encoded by the coding sequence GTGATTGTGACCATCGACGGCGTGGCGGCCAGCGGAAAATCCAGCGTGTCCTCGGGCGTGGCCCGCGCGCTGGGCGTGCCCTACGTCAGCAGCGGCCTGCTGTACCGCGCCGCCACCCTCCTCGCCCACGAGGCGGGCCTTGCTCCCCACGACCCGGCCCTGTTGCCCCACCTGGAGGCCCAGCCCCTGCGCTTCGAGCCCCTGGCAGGCGGCAACCGGCTGTGGCTGGGAGAACGCGAACTGACGGCCGACGTGCAGTCGGCGGCGGTGGACGCCGGGGTCAGCGCGGTCGCCGCCCGGCCCGAACTGCGCGCCTGGGTGGACCGGCGGCTGCGCGCCCTGACGCCGCCCTTCGTGGCGGAGGGCCGCGATATGGGCACGGCCGTCTTTCCGCAGGCGCAGGCCAAGTTCTACCTGACGGCCAGCGCGCGGGTGCGGGCCCAGCGCCGCGCCGCCGAGCGCCCCGAGGCCGTGGACGAGATCGAGGCCGCCCTGCTCCGCCGTGACGAGCACGACCGCGCCCAGAGCGTCCCGGCCCCCGAGGCGCACGTCATCGATACGGGTCCGCTGACCCTTCAGGGTGTGATCGACACGATCCTGGCCGCGCTGCCGCAGGGCGCGGCGCCTGCCCGGACAAGCTGA
- the hemW gene encoding radical SAM family heme chaperone HemW, translating to MSAAPSLPVPDPVAGPVRHLYVHVPFCPSICPYCDFHVLERRAGMVERYLARIEEEAAWLARTYPTDLETVYLGGGTPSFLRGAEMEALVGSVRRHLGWGRLENTLEINPGTVSGERAAHWRDLGFDRASVGVQSLDDATLRFLGRQHTAAQAREAVQTLTAQGFRVSGDLITAVPGQPLDRDIQGLVELGVGHVSAYTLTVEPGTEFARRGVTVQEDDERAGFERTEALLEARGFARYEISNYALPGQESRHNRAYWQGRTYLGLGPGAAGHYPAGHGPAAGEPGLLTTRRTNPHLHEWLTGAAGDPEGIDPEEYVTDALFMGLRLREGLDLADLARRSGLDVRERYARPLARNVARGLLALDGDRLRATPEGWWVLNRVVTDFLEA from the coding sequence GTGAGCGCCGCCCCTTCCCTCCCCGTCCCCGATCCCGTCGCCGGGCCGGTGCGGCACCTGTACGTGCACGTGCCGTTCTGCCCCAGCATCTGCCCCTACTGCGACTTTCATGTGCTGGAGCGCCGGGCCGGGATGGTCGAGCGGTATCTGGCGCGCATCGAGGAGGAGGCCGCGTGGCTGGCGCGCACCTACCCCACCGACCTGGAGACGGTGTACCTCGGCGGCGGCACCCCCAGCTTCCTGCGCGGGGCCGAGATGGAGGCGCTGGTGGGCAGCGTCCGGCGGCACCTGGGCTGGGGCCGCCTGGAAAACACGCTGGAGATCAACCCCGGCACCGTGAGTGGGGAGCGCGCGGCGCACTGGCGCGACCTGGGCTTTGACCGGGCCTCGGTGGGCGTGCAGAGCCTCGACGACGCCACGCTGCGCTTCCTGGGCCGCCAGCACACGGCGGCGCAGGCCCGCGAGGCCGTGCAGACCCTCACCGCGCAGGGCTTCCGGGTCAGCGGCGACCTCATCACGGCGGTGCCGGGGCAGCCGCTCGACCGCGATATCCAGGGGCTGGTCGAGCTGGGCGTGGGGCACGTCAGCGCCTACACCCTGACGGTCGAGCCGGGCACCGAGTTCGCGCGCCGGGGCGTGACCGTGCAGGAGGACGACGAGCGCGCGGGCTTCGAGCGCACCGAGGCGCTGCTGGAGGCGCGGGGCTTCGCGCGCTACGAGATCAGCAACTACGCGCTGCCGGGCCAGGAGTCGCGCCACAACCGCGCCTACTGGCAGGGGCGCACCTACCTGGGGCTGGGGCCGGGGGCGGCCGGACACTACCCGGCCGGGCATGGGCCAGCCGCCGGGGAGCCGGGCCTGCTCACCACCCGGCGCACCAACCCGCACCTGCACGAGTGGCTGACCGGCGCGGCGGGCGACCCCGAAGGCATCGACCCCGAGGAGTACGTGACCGACGCGCTGTTCATGGGGCTGCGGCTGCGTGAGGGCCTGGACCTCGCCGACCTCGCGCGCCGCAGCGGCCTGGACGTGCGGGAGCGCTACGCCCGGCCCCTGGCCCGCAACGTCGCGCGCGGCCTGCTGGCCCTGGACGGCGACCGGCTGCGCGCCACCCCCGAGGGCTGGTGGGTCCTGAACCGCGTGGTCACCGACTTCCTGGAGGCCTGA
- a CDS encoding peptidylprolyl isomerase gives MKKAALLLTALLTLSACQKKAETTSTTPATTETNSTETASTGTDSAGTATGAASGATVTTPGALPSGYTLVPFLSQSPVREFKTEPAMTLQQGKDYYALIDTDKGQVLVDLYEQETPVTVNNFVTLARNHFYDGTRFHRVIDGFMAQGGDPQSTDTAKKDAWGSGGPGYSFADEIRSKLTFSGAGELAMANSGPNTNGSQFFITFGPTENLNGRHTIFGKVVTGEDVLGKLTRTSDTSSGSETPIAGATPDEVLSVRILTKG, from the coding sequence ATGAAGAAGGCTGCCCTGCTCCTGACCGCCCTGCTCACCCTGAGCGCCTGCCAGAAGAAAGCGGAGACCACGTCCACCACCCCGGCCACCACGGAGACGAACAGCACCGAGACCGCCAGCACCGGCACCGACTCGGCCGGCACGGCCACGGGCGCCGCCTCGGGCGCCACCGTGACCACCCCCGGGGCGCTGCCCAGCGGTTACACCCTGGTGCCCTTCCTGAGCCAGTCGCCGGTACGCGAGTTCAAGACCGAGCCGGCCATGACGCTGCAACAGGGCAAGGACTACTACGCCCTGATCGACACCGACAAGGGGCAGGTGCTCGTGGACCTGTACGAGCAGGAGACGCCGGTCACGGTGAACAACTTCGTGACGCTGGCGCGCAACCACTTCTATGACGGCACGCGTTTCCACCGCGTGATCGACGGCTTCATGGCGCAGGGCGGCGACCCGCAGAGCACCGACACGGCCAAGAAGGATGCCTGGGGCAGCGGCGGCCCCGGCTACAGCTTCGCCGACGAGATCCGCAGCAAGCTGACCTTCAGTGGCGCGGGCGAACTGGCGATGGCCAACAGCGGCCCCAACACCAACGGCTCGCAGTTCTTCATCACCTTCGGGCCGACCGAGAACCTCAACGGGCGCCACACCATCTTCGGCAAGGTCGTGACCGGCGAGGACGTGCTGGGCAAGCTGACCCGCACGAGCGACACGAGCAGCGGCAGCGAGACCCCCATCGCCGGGGCCACGCCCGACGAGGTCCTGAGCGTGCGCATTCTCACCAAGGGCTGA
- a CDS encoding PqqD family protein gives MWQANPDVLATDLDGELVLMHPGRSEMFSLNPSGRLIWQALPQTGAALADLLAERYGLPPEQALTDVTAVLDALHGRDLVRPA, from the coding sequence ATGTGGCAGGCCAATCCCGACGTACTGGCGACCGACCTGGACGGTGAACTGGTCCTGATGCACCCGGGCCGCAGCGAGATGTTCAGCCTGAACCCCTCGGGGCGGCTGATCTGGCAGGCCCTGCCGCAGACCGGCGCGGCGCTGGCCGACCTGCTGGCCGAGCGCTATGGCCTGCCGCCCGAGCAGGCGCTGACGGACGTGACGGCGGTGCTGGACGCGCTGCATGGCCGCGATCTGGTCCGGCCCGCTTGA
- a CDS encoding ExeM/NucH family extracellular endonuclease: MSSTRFALRSASSLLLGLLALSACGQPASQTPTAQTPVAQTPAPARPLRSLGLYELKVSGLGTQNLQANMERAGGLSAQASEVGGLSFTPYSTVNLVDSSKKVIHMTASFTVTNNSGAAVVLPTYVPVDTDGSLATQGETPFLKVRTRTGAAASSTGLKPERSYQQSGTAIQEDPNATPLVGDLDTGALDLNLPAGTTAPGISHQGWQATRLEAGASQVVNFAVSVPIQGNDISDSDPFSFSMLVAAADSPAALKLTNVASVQGQTPSGDAASPLAGQTVTVEGVVTADLRAGTLQGFYVQEEGIDADGDSTTSDGVFVYCGTNCANVSSSTIGVGDRVRVTGTVGEFVTATQITAGAGGAALVKAGVGMPAATTLKLPLAFTERERYEGMRVTASGVVTNNFTLGRGGSFDIADSRLQTFTQVNAPSTAGNAAYTADLKNRFIRIDDGTRAQNPDPEVFARGGQPLSADNTLRGGDTVTATGVLGYSNDGWTGIGSLDTYRIHASAQNVQVQATNPRSDTPDAVGGSLRVGSMNVLNFFTSLVTSNSGCTPNGTDSANSRGANNCDEFLRQRTKTVKAILGLNPDVLGLLEMQNDFDKGANSSVANLVGALNAEAGAGTYAYINPGAKVGTDAISVAMIYKPASVSPVGQLAKLDNSYDPSYIDNCSRPTLAQTFQSNANGGRFTAVMLHLKSKGSACGALGDTDRGDGQGNAWKAREQAAGVIGRWLATNPTGIQEDDRILMGDYNAYEMETPLSILADAGYGNLFSSSAYSYQFDGQWGSLDHALASASLKAQVTGQTKWHINSDEPTVLDYNTEFKTANQISGLYAPTPFRGSDHDPVLVGLNLTAQAPLASAASTSLSASPVSLSVTSGGASAGSTVTVSTQNYSGGNLTVSTSNAAGLTVSAPATAAPNGSFTVSVTAPAGTAAGTYPVTVTTAGDGGTPSSNLTINVNVSRPVSATVNHLVISQAYGGGGNSGATLKNDFVELFNPSTSALSTSGLFLQYTSTAGTFSSTAGSSNNLALPATIIQPGAYYLVQMAAGAGGTQNLPAPDATGDAAMSATGGKIALVTKLGTLSGPTDNTVVDFVGWGAANAFEGSAAAPATATSTSGTTGILRKQNGCTDTDQNGSDFAAAAPSPRNSTAPVNTCN; the protein is encoded by the coding sequence ATGTCCTCGACCCGTTTCGCCCTGCGTTCCGCTTCCTCCCTGCTGCTGGGCCTGCTGGCCCTGAGCGCCTGCGGCCAGCCCGCCAGCCAGACCCCCACGGCACAGACGCCGGTCGCCCAGACCCCGGCCCCCGCGCGGCCCCTGCGCTCGCTGGGCCTGTACGAGCTCAAGGTCAGCGGCCTGGGCACCCAGAACCTCCAGGCCAACATGGAGCGCGCCGGCGGCCTCTCGGCGCAGGCCAGCGAGGTCGGCGGCCTGAGCTTCACGCCCTACAGCACGGTCAATCTGGTCGACAGCAGCAAGAAGGTCATCCACATGACGGCCTCCTTCACGGTGACGAACAACAGCGGCGCGGCCGTGGTACTGCCGACCTACGTGCCGGTGGACACCGACGGCAGCCTCGCCACCCAGGGCGAGACGCCCTTCCTGAAGGTGCGGACGCGCACGGGGGCGGCGGCCAGCTCGACCGGCCTGAAGCCCGAGCGTTCCTACCAGCAGTCGGGCACCGCCATTCAGGAAGACCCGAACGCCACCCCGCTCGTGGGCGACCTGGACACCGGCGCGCTGGACCTGAACCTGCCCGCCGGCACCACCGCCCCCGGCATCAGCCACCAGGGCTGGCAGGCCACGCGCCTGGAAGCCGGGGCCTCGCAGGTCGTGAATTTCGCCGTCAGTGTGCCGATCCAGGGCAACGACATCAGCGACAGCGACCCCTTCAGCTTCAGCATGCTGGTCGCGGCGGCCGACAGCCCGGCGGCCCTCAAGCTGACCAACGTCGCCTCGGTGCAGGGCCAGACGCCGAGCGGCGACGCGGCCTCGCCCCTGGCCGGGCAGACGGTGACGGTCGAAGGCGTGGTCACGGCCGACCTCCGTGCAGGGACCCTTCAGGGCTTCTATGTCCAGGAAGAGGGCATCGACGCCGACGGCGACTCCACCACCAGCGACGGCGTGTTCGTGTACTGCGGGACCAACTGCGCCAACGTGAGCAGCTCGACCATCGGGGTGGGCGACCGCGTACGCGTGACCGGCACGGTCGGCGAATTCGTCACCGCGACGCAGATCACGGCGGGCGCGGGCGGCGCGGCGCTCGTCAAGGCCGGGGTGGGCATGCCCGCTGCGACGACCCTCAAGCTGCCCCTGGCCTTCACCGAGCGCGAACGTTACGAGGGCATGCGCGTCACGGCCAGCGGCGTGGTGACCAACAACTTCACGCTGGGCCGCGGGGGGAGCTTCGACATCGCCGACAGCCGCCTGCAGACCTTCACGCAGGTGAACGCGCCCAGCACGGCCGGCAACGCCGCCTACACGGCCGACCTCAAAAACCGCTTCATCCGGATCGACGACGGCACCCGTGCGCAGAATCCCGATCCCGAGGTCTTCGCGCGCGGCGGCCAGCCCCTGAGCGCCGACAACACCCTGCGCGGCGGCGACACCGTGACCGCGACCGGCGTGCTGGGCTACAGCAACGACGGCTGGACCGGCATCGGCAGCCTCGACACCTACCGCATCCACGCCTCGGCCCAGAACGTGCAGGTGCAGGCCACCAACCCCCGCAGCGACACACCCGACGCGGTCGGCGGCAGCCTGCGTGTCGGCAGCATGAACGTGCTGAACTTCTTCACGTCGCTCGTGACCTCCAACTCGGGCTGCACGCCCAACGGCACCGATAGCGCCAACTCGCGCGGCGCGAACAACTGCGACGAGTTCCTGCGCCAGCGCACCAAGACCGTCAAGGCGATCCTGGGCCTGAACCCCGACGTGCTGGGCCTGCTGGAAATGCAGAACGACTTCGACAAGGGCGCGAACAGCTCGGTGGCCAACCTCGTCGGGGCGCTGAACGCCGAGGCGGGGGCGGGCACCTACGCCTACATCAACCCCGGCGCGAAGGTCGGCACCGACGCGATCTCGGTCGCCATGATCTACAAGCCCGCCTCGGTGTCGCCGGTCGGGCAGCTCGCCAAGCTCGACAACAGCTACGACCCGAGCTACATCGACAACTGCAGCCGCCCCACGCTGGCGCAGACCTTCCAGAGCAACGCCAATGGCGGGCGTTTCACGGCCGTCATGCTGCACCTCAAGAGCAAGGGCAGCGCGTGCGGCGCACTCGGGGATACCGACCGGGGCGACGGCCAGGGCAATGCCTGGAAGGCGCGCGAGCAGGCGGCGGGCGTCATCGGCCGCTGGCTGGCGACCAACCCCACCGGCATCCAGGAAGACGACCGCATTCTGATGGGCGACTACAACGCCTACGAGATGGAAACGCCGCTGAGCATCCTGGCGGACGCGGGCTACGGCAACCTGTTCTCCAGCAGCGCCTACTCGTATCAGTTCGACGGTCAGTGGGGCAGCCTCGACCACGCCCTGGCGAGCGCGAGCCTCAAGGCCCAGGTCACCGGTCAGACCAAGTGGCACATCAACTCGGACGAGCCCACGGTGCTCGACTACAACACCGAGTTCAAGACGGCCAATCAGATCAGCGGGCTCTATGCCCCGACGCCCTTCCGGGGCAGCGACCATGACCCGGTGCTGGTCGGCCTGAACCTGACGGCGCAGGCCCCCCTCGCCTCAGCGGCCAGCACTTCCCTGAGTGCCAGCCCGGTCAGCCTGTCGGTGACCAGTGGCGGCGCGTCGGCCGGCAGCACGGTCACGGTGAGCACCCAGAACTACTCGGGCGGCAACCTGACAGTGAGCACCAGCAATGCGGCGGGCCTGACGGTCAGCGCCCCGGCCACGGCGGCGCCCAACGGCAGCTTCACCGTGAGCGTCACCGCCCCGGCGGGTACGGCGGCAGGCACCTATCCCGTGACCGTGACGACGGCGGGCGACGGCGGCACGCCGAGCAGCAACCTGACCATCAACGTGAATGTGAGCCGCCCCGTCAGCGCGACAGTCAATCACCTCGTCATCAGCCAGGCCTACGGTGGCGGCGGCAACAGCGGCGCGACGCTCAAGAACGATTTCGTCGAGCTGTTCAACCCGAGCACGAGCGCACTGTCGACCAGCGGCCTGTTCCTGCAATACACGAGCACGGCAGGCACCTTCAGCAGCACCGCTGGCAGTAGCAACAACCTCGCGCTGCCGGCCACGATCATCCAGCCAGGAGCGTACTACCTTGTTCAGATGGCCGCCGGTGCGGGCGGTACCCAGAACCTTCCCGCACCGGACGCCACTGGCGACGCGGCGATGAGTGCCACCGGCGGCAAGATCGCCTTGGTCACCAAACTCGGGACCCTCTCCGGCCCGACCGACAATACTGTCGTGGACTTCGTGGGTTGGGGCGCGGCCAACGCCTTCGAGGGGTCTGCCGCTGCTCCGGCTACCGCCACCAGCACCTCGGGCACCACCGGCATTCTGCGCAAACAGAACGGCTGCACCGACACCGACCAGAACGGCAGCGACTTCGCGGCGGCGGCCCCCAGCCCCCGCAACAGCACTGCTCCGGTCAATACCTGTAACTGA
- a CDS encoding lasso peptide biosynthesis B2 protein → MSLSPLPTLERVLTRPETASSADLGAVRAAGLGGALRPRLPEDHPLRAELRADALRLGLRHAQVRAEVRALLEVWAAEGIPVLLFKGFALAEFEYASPGERIYGDVDVLLPEDPATVWRAAHLALAHGWYSDGQHADPVTWNHETMHLYSPDGHVRLDVHRYVVGLRAGVSPRRAAGLTSGLWARARHLDWEGVPLNLPGALDAAVLNVALGRSWGGDSGGLKPADYLDLGVLGARHGLTPADLATHAAALGAAHTWAAFTQLCDPRNRRLILSPARTVPVIRAGLRADGVHARLGRWRERFGHLRRVWPLLPVSLLDALAARGATARGRDPRGHLRRWTPPGPVRRLPLRAVQDRIMVVGWWTWVLYPRQRRRGVCVPRAYASYRSLRRGGHPVRFVSGVAPGPGGVHGHAWIEDDRGAVEAYGEPENRRRFRELFSFPDPGDAGGPRQD, encoded by the coding sequence ATGAGCCTGTCGCCCCTGCCCACCCTGGAAAGGGTGCTGACCCGCCCGGAGACGGCGTCATCCGCCGACCTGGGGGCCGTGCGGGCGGCGGGCCTCGGGGGGGCGCTGCGCCCACGCCTGCCGGAGGACCATCCCCTGCGCGCCGAGTTGCGCGCCGACGCCCTGCGTCTGGGGCTGCGACACGCGCAGGTGCGCGCCGAGGTGCGGGCTCTGCTGGAGGTCTGGGCGGCCGAGGGCATTCCAGTCCTGCTGTTCAAGGGCTTCGCGCTGGCCGAATTCGAGTACGCCTCGCCCGGCGAGCGCATCTACGGCGACGTGGACGTGTTGTTGCCGGAAGACCCGGCGACCGTGTGGCGCGCGGCGCACCTCGCGCTGGCGCACGGCTGGTACAGCGACGGCCAGCACGCCGACCCCGTCACCTGGAACCACGAGACGATGCACCTCTACAGCCCGGACGGCCATGTCCGGCTGGATGTCCACCGCTACGTGGTGGGTCTGCGGGCGGGCGTTAGTCCGCGCCGCGCCGCCGGCCTGACGTCGGGCCTGTGGGCGCGGGCCCGGCACCTCGACTGGGAAGGCGTGCCGCTGAACCTGCCCGGCGCGCTCGACGCCGCCGTGCTGAACGTGGCGCTGGGCCGCAGCTGGGGCGGCGACAGCGGGGGCCTCAAGCCGGCCGACTACCTCGACCTCGGGGTGCTGGGCGCGCGGCATGGCCTGACGCCGGCGGACCTGGCGACCCACGCGGCGGCGCTGGGAGCGGCGCACACCTGGGCGGCCTTCACGCAGCTGTGTGACCCCCGGAACCGCCGCCTGATTCTCAGCCCCGCGCGGACGGTGCCCGTGATCCGTGCGGGCCTCCGTGCAGACGGCGTTCATGCCCGGCTGGGGCGCTGGCGGGAGCGCTTCGGGCATCTGCGGCGGGTGTGGCCGCTGCTGCCGGTGTCGCTGCTTGACGCGCTGGCTGCGCGCGGGGCCACGGCGCGCGGGCGCGATCCGCGCGGGCACCTGCGCCGCTGGACGCCGCCGGGACCGGTTCGCCGCCTGCCGCTGCGCGCCGTGCAGGACCGGATCATGGTGGTCGGCTGGTGGACCTGGGTGCTGTATCCCCGGCAGCGTCGCCGGGGGGTGTGCGTGCCGCGCGCCTACGCGAGCTACCGCAGCCTGCGCCGGGGCGGCCATCCGGTGCGATTTGTCAGCGGAGTCGCGCCGGGGCCGGGCGGCGTCCACGGGCACGCCTGGATCGAGGACGACCGGGGCGCGGTCGAGGCCTACGGCGAACCCGAGAACCGCCGCCGTTTCCGCGAGCTGTTCAGCTTTCCGGACCCTGGGGACGCGGGGGGGCCTCGCCAGGACTGA
- a CDS encoding MBL fold metallo-hydrolase: MTASFPAPRTHGAARVWSLSTGPLQENALLVAGEENAGFLIDPGDEAARLLALVRASGVTVRGILLTHGHFDHIGAVQEVREALGVAVHLHPADLPLYRAGAASAARWNLPFTQPADPDADLVQGQVLTAGDLSLTVRELPGHAPGHVVFVGDGFVIAGDTLFAGGIGRTDLPGGNHPQLLAGLAAELLTLPDPTAVYPGHGGATTVGRERQTNPFLR; this comes from the coding sequence ATGACTGCCTCCTTCCCGGCCCCCCGCACGCACGGCGCGGCGCGCGTCTGGTCCCTGTCCACCGGCCCCCTCCAGGAAAACGCCCTGCTGGTCGCGGGCGAGGAGAACGCAGGTTTCCTGATCGACCCCGGCGACGAGGCCGCCCGGCTGCTGGCGCTCGTGCGCGCGTCGGGGGTCACGGTGCGGGGCATCCTGCTCACGCACGGACATTTCGACCATATCGGGGCGGTGCAGGAGGTCCGGGAGGCGCTGGGCGTGGCCGTACACCTGCACCCCGCCGACCTGCCGCTGTACCGCGCCGGGGCCGCGTCGGCGGCGCGCTGGAACCTGCCGTTCACGCAGCCCGCCGACCCCGACGCCGATCTGGTGCAGGGGCAGGTCCTCACGGCGGGCGACCTCTCGCTCACCGTGCGCGAGCTGCCGGGGCACGCGCCGGGGCACGTGGTGTTTGTCGGCGACGGTTTCGTGATCGCGGGCGACACCCTCTTCGCCGGGGGGATCGGCCGCACCGACCTGCCGGGCGGCAACCACCCGCAGCTCCTGGCGGGCCTCGCCGCCGAACTGCTCACGCTGCCCGACCCGACCGCCGTCTACCCCGGCCACGGCGGGGCCACGACGGTCGGGCGCGAGCGCCAGACCAACCCGTTCCTGCGCTGA